ttatttgttACCAAGAGGTTGAAAgtgttttgaaaattgaaacaGTTTCTTAATTGTTCATGAACTTATATTCTGTTAAAGTTGAAACTAATGGCTTCTAATGTTGAGGACTTAACAAGTTTTTGcgaattttgatgattgatgacaaaTTTTCATGTAGgcatttaatatttagatattttttttaatatttaagttTTGAGcttgtattttgataagatcatatacTTTAGTTAATGACATTTCATAtagtgttttaaatttgaaagatattttaagatttatattagactataattatattttaggatgtttatttataatttatttattattttattctaaaNNNNNNNNNNNNNNNNNNNNNNNNNNNNNNNNNNNNNNNNNNNNNNNNNNNNNNNNNNNNNNNNNNNNNNNNNNNNNNNNNNNNNNNNNNNNNNNNNNNNNNNNNNNNNNNNNNNNNNNNNNNNNNNNNNNNNNNNNNNNNNNNNNNNNNNNNNNNNNNNNNNNNNNNtgatttttttttttaaatttgattttggttaaccaattttgaaaaatatggatatggtttttaaaattgttttgttAAATTGGTTAACGAATATGTGGTTATAGTTTTTTAACCGTTAACCACAATTTGGTTTTTTAATGTACACCTAATAATAAAATCAATATATTtcagaaaataattaaaaggaGGATCGTATCTCCTAATAAGAGCATAAGAGGAAGGAAACAGAATCGCAAAGCAGTtacctcaatttgaatattgttaCCACAATTGTTCCTTCCCTCTCCTTCCTCACTAAGTATAAgctaaaaagggaaaaaaaatctttttaaataaaaaatctcaaaataactcaagttttaaataaaaaatattcttttttaaatataaagCGAATACAAATATCTTGAAAATTACAAAAAACCTTTTCCAAAAAAATCAAAGATAAAATTGCTAATCTAAACGCAATAAATTTGACAATTTCTTCGGATATTTGCATCTATATAGGCTTCTAGTCTTCTGTCTTCTACACACATTAATCATTCGTTCACTCACTCCAATTCTTCTATCTTAATTAAGCTTCTTCCATCTCCCTCATACTCTCTCATAAGTCATAGATCACTGCATTACAAGCAAATCCAGAACTGATGAAGTTCAAGGTAGCGAATGCATCGGAATACCTGGTAATAACAGGTGCAGGGATCCAAGACGTGAAGCTTGCGAAGAAAGCATGGGTGTTTCCATGGCAATCATGCACCACCTTGGACCTTTCTCCGGTAAACTACACGTTCGAGCTCCAAGCCATGAGCGCCGAGAAGCTCCCTTTCAAGCTTCCTTCGGTGTTCACAATTGGTCCACGTGTCGACGATCACGAGTCTCTCTTAAAGTACGCCAAGCTCCTCTCGACCCATGATAAGCTCTCCAACCACGTTAATGATCTCGTCCAAGGAGTCATTGAGGGCGAGACGCGTGTTCTTGCAGCCTCTATGACTATGGACGAGATCTTCAAGGGAACCAAGGAGTTCAAGCAAGGTATGCAATAACAATAACTTcacctctttcttcttctctgcttTTAACTTACTTTCTTAAATCAAcactatatttaaatttaaattgtaCTTAGATAGTTAGATATGTATCAATGTATCGTAATATCATACTTCTTACAGTTTATTTATGAATATACTAGCAAAAAAGTGGGGTTAAAAGGCCTTATTAAATGGTTGCAATGGTAAAAGTCCTAAAATATTAGGTATTATCAATTAGAAAGAATGCACCATAAATCGTCTTTAATTGTTTTACAATCAACTTTCTTTTCCTTAGTTGTATGCAAACCTATTTAAAATACGATTgaattgatttttaattaaaagtaatgCTAGAGAACTAATATTTTGGTCAATatctattactttttttttattttatttattttaaaattttagattttaaatcataaatttttaatcttaaatcctaaattttatattttatattttaaattcttccaaaaaaaaatagaaatagaaaagaaaaatgacTTAATATTCcatatacttttttcttttttctttttctaatcatatcaccaaataaaaaaatgatttttctaCTAAACATTCAAATAACCCTATTTTATTTGATTGCACCTTATTGTGAACTTAATTTGCAAATTGTTGGTAATAATGTTACTCATGAGTAAAAGAAATAACAGAAATCAATTAATTGAAACTAACATGCATGTAACCGTTACTTGAAGGTGTGTTCGAGAAAGTTCAGCTAGAACTGAATCAGTTTGGGCTGCTGATCTACAATGCGAACGTGAAGCAGCTGGTGGATGTGCCGGGACATGAGTACTTCTCTTACTTGGGCAAGAAGACTCAGATGGAGGCCGCAAATCAGGCCAAGGTGGACGTTGCTGAGGCCAAGAAGAAGGGAGAGGTTGGTTCCAAGCTTAGGGAAGGTGAGACGCTCCAGAATGCGGCCAAGATCGATGCCGAGACGAAGATCATTGCCACTCAGAAGAAAGGCGAGGGCGATAAGGAGGAGATCAAAGTAATTAAATAATGTTTtgtattttcattattctttaatGAAAGAAATACATAGTTTATATTGATATAGTCTTGAAACATGTTTATTTGAGTGTTGTAGGTGAGGACATCAGTGAAGGTGTTTGAGAATTCGAAGGAAGCAGAGGTGGCAGAGGCAAATGCAGAGCTGGCAAGGAAGAAGGCGGAGTGGTCGAAGGTGGCGAAGTTGGCGGAGATGGAGGCTAGAAAGGCAGTGTCTTTGAGGGAGGCAGAGCTGCAGGGGGAGGTTGAGAGGATGAATGCTAAGGCCAGGACTGAGAAACTTAGAGCTGATTACCTTACCCAGGCAAGCGTTCAGTATGAGACCAAGGTTAGTGCCTTCACaacttttttttgaattattttttttataaattttaatttctaaattttaaattctaactcTAAGCCCTAAACCTCTATAAAAATTAATGATATTAACTAACCAAAAATTAATTATCTATTATTATACTATACAACTCATTAATTAGTATCCTTCCTTGTATACTATTTCTACTCATGAAGTATGTAATCTCACTGAATTTCTAAGATTGGCCATTGGACAAAGTAAAATAATGCAACTTATCATCAATTCTTGAATTTTGCAATAATAACTGCATGATAACATTTTGAATTTAtcaaatactttttgttttctgtgaATTTTGCGATATTAGATAGTTGATTCAAACACTTTTGCTCATGATGTGTCAATATACAAATGCGGAATGAAATCCTAGTTACTTTTACTCTTTATGGATCCATAACAAGTAAAATTATTTGATAGGCACAAGAGGCCAACTGGGAACtatacaagaaacaaaaagaagcaGAAGCAGTTCTTTTCCAGAAGGAGAAAGAAGCTGAAGCACAAAAGAAATTGGCAGAGGCAGAGTTTTTCGCTCGCCAACAAGCCGCCGATGCGCAGCTATACGCGAAGAAGAAGGAGGCAGAGGGCCTTATGGCATTAGGGAAAGCCCAAGGTGCATATCTAAAGACACTCCATGAAGCACTTGGAGGAAACTATGCAGCTCTAAGGGACTACTTGATGATAGAACGTGGAATGTATCAAGAGATTGCTAGGATTAATGGCGACGCGGTACGTGGACTCAAGCCGAATATCAGCATTTGGACAAACGGCAATGGCGAAGGTGGTGACGGTGGCAGTGCTTTGAAGGAGGTTGCCGGTGTGTATAAGATGTTGCCACCTTTGTTTAAGACAGTTGAAGAACAAACTGGTATGCTGCCTCCGGCTTGGATGGGAACCTTGCCTCAAAAGAAAGCAGATCAAGCTTCTTTAAAGTGAAAAGATTAGTAAAGTGATAAACATGAATGAAATATCATTTTAATATTTTACCAATTTCTCTAGTTTAGGAGATTTCGTCAAAAGAATGTTTATATTATGTGTTAACTCATCTACCATTAATATGACATGATTAAGTATTAGTTCTCCTCCATAAATTTGTTTATTAGGCTATTTTCACATTCAATAGAGTgtttatttgatattttattttttttcaagagtaaagtatcgtttttgtccccaacgtttggggtaaatcctatttgtgtctctaacgtttaaatcgtcttatttgtattcctaacgtttgtagaagtgattcaatgttatcctgccgtcaattacacatcatgaacgctttattttgagttttaaaaatctcttccttaagttagaatacaaatgtctgggatagaatcgatgatctacttcgacaaatagctcatcaaaagttgaaactaattcctacaacatttacataattcacttttctaggaacataattaaatctaaacacaaatagtgggtataattttaaaattgaacaCATCCgaatgagacctaattgagaatgaatacatccaagtaagaataattgaaaaatataatttgatttgttagtataattgataatactataataggataacattgaatcacttttataaacgttagggatacaaataggacgatttaaacgttagggacataaataggacttaccccaaacgttggagacaaaaacgatactttactcttttttcaATGCGTATGCATTAGCCAC
The DNA window shown above is from Arachis ipaensis cultivar K30076 chromosome B08, Araip1.1, whole genome shotgun sequence and carries:
- the LOC107613208 gene encoding flotillin-like protein 3, translated to MKFKVANASEYLVITGAGIQDVKLAKKAWVFPWQSCTTLDLSPVNYTFELQAMSAEKLPFKLPSVFTIGPRVDDHESLLKYAKLLSTHDKLSNHVNDLVQGVIEGETRVLAASMTMDEIFKGTKEFKQGVFEKVQLELNQFGLLIYNANVKQLVDVPGHEYFSYLGKKTQMEAANQAKVDVAEAKKKGEVGSKLREGETLQNAAKIDAETKIIATQKKGEGDKEEIKVRTSVKVFENSKEAEVAEANAELARKKAEWSKVAKLAEMEARKAVSLREAELQGEVERMNAKARTEKLRADYLTQASVQYETKAQEANWELYKKQKEAEAVLFQKEKEAEAQKKLAEAEFFARQQAADAQLYAKKKEAEGLMALGKAQGAYLKTLHEALGGNYAALRDYLMIERGMYQEIARINGDAVRGLKPNISIWTNGNGEGGDGGSALKEVAGVYKMLPPLFKTVEEQTGMLPPAWMGTLPQKKADQASLK